The DNA segment AGGGGTAGCTCCGATTTTTGTGGCTTTTTTCCCCAAATATTAAGCTATCTCAATAAAAGCAAGGATTAATAGTTTATAAAAAAAGAGATAATACCATCTAAAATGATATTTTCCCTTGTAATATTAGTTTATATATAGAGAAATTACTTTCTTTATTTTTTTAATTTTTCTTTTAATTTCATAACTTTTTCTTTAATAATTTCAATTGTTTTTATAAATTCTTCATCTGATTTTCCAGTAGGGTCATCTAGTCCCCAATCTTCTCTAAATTCACACGGAAGAAAAGGACAATCTACATTACATCCCATTGTTATTACAATATTAACTTTAGGTATATCAGCTAATAATTTAGGTTTTTGAGTTTTTTCCATATCTATTCCATAATATTTTTTCA comes from the Fusobacterium sp. genome and includes:
- a CDS encoding arsenate reductase ArsC, producing the protein MAKKKVSFICVHNSCRSQIAEAFGKYYADNIFESYSAGTEVKSQINQDAVRLMKKYYGIDMEKTQKPKLLADIPKVNIVITMGCNVDCPFLPCEFREDWGLDDPTGKSDEEFIKTIEIIKEKVMKLKEKLKK